Part of the Gramella sp. Hel_I_59 genome, GTAATTCTGATCCTCCCCATAAGGCAAGAATCCCGATTAAGAGCCAGATTCCTAATTTGATACTTCGAACATCCTGTAGTGAAAGATCCACCTCATCTGCAACGACTTTATCTTTTCTTCTTGACCTCTTAATTAGTAGAAACATGTACCCTACAAGTCCAAGCAAGAGAATTCCGCCTTCTATACGTGATAATACATCTCCACTTTGAAGAAAGAAATAGAGTACTATGGAGAATAACATCATAACTGGCCAGTTGATCCTATAGAAATCACGATCTACCATTAAAGGAGAAACCATCGCCGTTAACCCCAGAACCAAACCGATATTAGCGATATTAGAACCAATTACGTTACCTAAAGAAATATCTGAAAATCCATCAATGGCGGCCTGCAGACTCACTAAAAGCTCCGGAGCTGAAGTAGCAAAGGAAACCACCGTAAGACCAACAACCATCCTGGAAATACTGAGTTTTAGTGAAATTGCCACAGAACTTCGAACTAAAAACTCTCCTCCTATTACCAAAAGGACAAAGCCAACAAGTAGAAATACAACGCTCATAGATGATATTTTTTGCGAAGATAGAGGAATTCAAAGAATTGCAATTACTTCTTTAAGTCTAAGAATACACTGCATTAAATGACCAATTTTCAGGCAAATAAGTTATTTCACTGAAATTGAATAATTTGTACCTTTCAGGAATATCTCACGTACAAATGAAAAAATCAATTTTCAAGACGCTTGCTAAGTTCAATAAGAAATTTTTACCCAGTTACTCCAAGCAGGAATTGGACTTACAAAAAGCTTCAAAAGCCCAGATGGCTATTATCGGATGGCGACTATGGGTTACTAAAAACTCGCTGGACTAATAATGTATAAGTGACTCTACCTCATATTTTGAAATCCGGTCTCTGCCTTTAAGAAAATCCAGTTCTATCAAAAAATTACATTGCACAATATTGCCTTTGCATTTTTCCACAAGATTGCAGGTGGCTAAAGCCGTTCCTCCGGTTGCCAGAACATCATCATGAATTAGCACATTTTCGCCTTCCTGGATCGCATCCTGATGAATTTCAAGACTATCACTTCCATACTCCAGGTCGTATTCCTGTTTGAATGTTTTAGCAGGCAGTTTACCCGGCTTTCTAACCGGAACGAACCCGGCATTGAGTTCCTGTGCCAGCAGACTGGCAAAAAAGAATCCTCTTGACTCCATTCCTACCACCTTATCTATTCTTACGTCTGGAAGCTTGGCTACAAACTTTGCAACAACTTCTTTCATAGCCTTATGATCCAGCAAGAGCGGACTAATATCTTTATATCCTATTCCATCCTTCGGAAAGTTCTCGATCTCGCGTATATAAT contains:
- a CDS encoding calcium/sodium antiporter — encoded protein: MSVVFLLVGFVLLVIGGEFLVRSSVAISLKLSISRMVVGLTVVSFATSAPELLVSLQAAIDGFSDISLGNVIGSNIANIGLVLGLTAMVSPLMVDRDFYRINWPVMMLFSIVLYFFLQSGDVLSRIEGGILLLGLVGYMFLLIKRSRRKDKVVADEVDLSLQDVRSIKLGIWLLIGILALWGGSELLVMGAVDLATQLGISERVVSVTIIAVGTSVPELAASLIAAMKKEKAISLGNLIGSNIFNIASVLGLTALIKPVVVQSSEILSNDMIWMLAIAFALLPLLLIPKPSEMGRKEGFGLIAAYATFILITIL
- a CDS encoding SsrA-binding protein, which encodes MKKSIFKTLAKFNKKFLPSYSKQELDLQKASKAQMAIIGWRLWVTKNSLD
- a CDS encoding adenine phosphoribosyltransferase, translated to MELKNYIREIENFPKDGIGYKDISPLLLDHKAMKEVVAKFVAKLPDVRIDKVVGMESRGFFFASLLAQELNAGFVPVRKPGKLPAKTFKQEYDLEYGSDSLEIHQDAIQEGENVLIHDDVLATGGTALATCNLVEKCKGNIVQCNFLIELDFLKGRDRISKYEVESLIHY